The Bernardetia litoralis DSM 6794 genome includes a window with the following:
- a CDS encoding type 2 isopentenyl-diphosphate Delta-isomerase — MEKLSNTSSYTDSDATAASRKKDHIELAFETQVFKNQLDNRFYYEPLLAAHPKKETESFEFLGKQMNAPLWVSSMTGGTEWAKIINQNLAKVCGEYKLGMGLGSCRALLTDDDCLPDFDVRKFMGDQPLYANLGIAQLEKLIETKQTKKIDELLKKLQADGLIIHINPLQEWLQPEGDRFKKSPLETIKELLQTATYPIIVKEVGQGFGKQSLEELLNLPLAAIDFAASGGTNFALLELKRSDALSQSLFEPLAHIGHSAEEMVNFCNEIKMDYDNNLKNKVKYTNKTINCNQIIISGGVKTFLDGYYLTEKINFDAIYGQASGFLKHARGTYEELQAYTEGQLNGLKVAKQFLKVR; from the coding sequence TTGGAAAAATTATCTAACACATCAAGTTACACCGATTCTGATGCAACTGCAGCATCTCGTAAAAAAGACCATATCGAACTCGCTTTTGAGACGCAAGTATTTAAAAATCAATTAGATAACCGATTTTACTACGAGCCTCTTTTAGCAGCACACCCAAAAAAAGAAACAGAATCTTTTGAGTTTTTGGGCAAACAAATGAATGCGCCTTTGTGGGTTTCTAGTATGACAGGAGGAACAGAATGGGCAAAAATTATTAATCAAAATTTGGCTAAAGTATGTGGAGAATATAAACTCGGAATGGGTTTAGGGTCTTGTAGAGCATTACTTACTGATGATGATTGTTTGCCAGATTTTGATGTACGCAAATTTATGGGAGACCAACCTCTTTATGCAAATCTTGGAATTGCTCAATTAGAGAAGTTAATTGAAACCAAACAAACAAAAAAAATTGATGAGCTTTTGAAAAAATTACAGGCTGATGGGCTTATTATTCATATAAACCCATTGCAAGAATGGCTACAACCAGAAGGCGATAGGTTCAAAAAATCTCCTTTAGAAACAATTAAAGAGCTTTTACAAACGGCTACCTATCCAATTATTGTAAAAGAAGTAGGACAAGGATTTGGAAAGCAAAGCCTAGAAGAATTATTAAATTTACCACTTGCAGCCATAGATTTTGCAGCTAGTGGAGGGACAAATTTTGCCCTTTTAGAACTAAAAAGAAGTGATGCTCTTTCTCAAAGTCTTTTCGAACCACTTGCACATATAGGACATAGCGCAGAAGAAATGGTAAACTTTTGTAATGAAATAAAAATGGATTATGATAATAATCTGAAAAACAAAGTAAAATACACTAATAAAACGATAAACTGTAATCAAATTATTATTTCTGGAGGAGTTAAAACGTTTCTTGATGGGTATTATTTGACAGAAAAAATAAACTTTGATGCTATTTATGGACAAGCATCAGGGTTTTTGAAGCATGCTAGAGGAACTTATGAAGAGTTACAAGCCTACACAGAAGGACAATTAAATGGTTTGAAAGTCGCAAAACAATTTTTGAAAGTTAGATAA
- a CDS encoding NAD(P)H-dependent glycerol-3-phosphate dehydrogenase: MAAFGFSDSGAPVRIAVLGGGSWATAIVKMLSENNVRINWWMRSKDDIDFIRKNHRNPRYLSSALLNIDKITPLNDLKAVIADSKYIILVVPSAFITDVFDKLDPSSFKDKIIVSAIKGMILEENVLVTEYVEKKFNVPHDKLLTIAGPCHAEEVAQERQAYLTIGGDEDEGDKFARLMRGHYIKCRTNPDLNGIQYCAVIKNVVAVACGMARGLSYGDNFQAVLVSNAVQEAKRFLDKAYPLEERDINASAYLGDLLVTSYSQFSRNRTFGNMVGRGYTVKSAQIEMGMVAEGYYAVKGLYDVTKKYKVDMPIIKAVYNTLYEKISPAIEFRILKDALQ, encoded by the coding sequence TTGGCAGCTTTTGGTTTTTCAGATAGTGGTGCGCCTGTTCGTATTGCCGTATTGGGTGGAGGCAGTTGGGCAACTGCAATAGTAAAAATGCTTTCAGAAAATAACGTTCGTATAAACTGGTGGATGCGTTCGAAAGATGATATTGATTTTATTCGTAAAAATCATAGAAACCCTCGTTATTTGAGTTCGGCTTTACTCAATATCGACAAAATTACTCCTCTCAATGATTTAAAAGCCGTTATTGCAGATTCAAAATATATTATTTTAGTTGTTCCTTCAGCTTTTATTACCGATGTTTTTGATAAATTAGACCCTAGCAGTTTTAAAGACAAAATCATTGTTTCGGCTATCAAAGGAATGATTTTGGAAGAAAATGTTTTGGTAACTGAATATGTAGAAAAAAAATTTAATGTTCCTCATGACAAACTTCTAACGATTGCAGGTCCTTGTCATGCTGAAGAAGTTGCACAAGAAAGACAAGCCTATCTCACTATTGGAGGTGATGAAGATGAAGGTGATAAATTTGCTCGTCTGATGCGTGGGCATTATATAAAATGTCGTACAAATCCAGATTTGAATGGTATTCAATATTGTGCAGTCATCAAAAATGTTGTGGCTGTTGCTTGTGGAATGGCTCGTGGATTAAGTTATGGCGATAATTTTCAAGCTGTTTTGGTTTCAAATGCTGTGCAGGAAGCCAAACGATTTTTGGACAAAGCCTATCCATTAGAAGAACGAGACATTAATGCTTCTGCTTATTTAGGAGATTTACTGGTTACTTCTTATTCTCAATTTAGTAGAAACAGAACATTCGGAAATATGGTTGGACGTGGTTATACCGTAAAATCAGCGCAAATCGAAATGGGAATGGTAGCAGAAGGGTATTATGCTGTAAAAGGCTTATACGATGTTACCAAAAAGTACAAAGTAGATATGCCAATTATTAAAGCTGTTTATAATACTCTTTATGAAAAAATTTCACCAGCCATTGAGTTTAGAATCTTAAAAGATGCTTTGCAGTAA
- a CDS encoding DUF2911 domain-containing protein: MNFIKYSIFILLFLSSFSTFAQKEGQANDMTEEEEKLELPRKSSLSTLMQEIGLTEFFVRYGRPSVKGRKKHIWGELVPYGKVWRAGANEATTIEFSSDVKINGKPLKKGKYAIFVIPQKKGDWTFIFNTAIDSWGKEAYNEANDVLRVNATVEKSKFQETLAYDFDKILENEGTFILRWECKLARITIQVNTVEEARKNIAEAISKYPNDWQVLVRSASYYKSENMELRQALDWVNQSIKLKNDHYLPYWVKSEILALENDYKGAVENAQKALETGKDDDSFIYAQTIQSQIDNWLLKVN, translated from the coding sequence ATGAATTTTATAAAATATTCTATTTTCATTCTCTTATTTCTGTCTTCCTTTTCTACCTTTGCTCAAAAAGAAGGGCAAGCAAATGATATGACAGAAGAAGAAGAAAAATTAGAACTTCCACGCAAAAGCTCACTTTCTACATTGATGCAAGAAATTGGATTGACTGAATTTTTTGTTCGTTATGGTCGTCCAAGTGTGAAAGGTAGAAAAAAACATATTTGGGGTGAGCTTGTCCCTTATGGAAAAGTTTGGAGAGCAGGTGCAAATGAAGCTACTACAATAGAATTTTCTAGTGATGTAAAAATAAATGGCAAACCCCTCAAAAAAGGAAAATATGCTATTTTTGTTATTCCACAAAAAAAAGGAGATTGGACTTTCATTTTTAATACAGCTATTGATTCGTGGGGTAAAGAAGCCTATAATGAAGCAAATGATGTTTTGCGAGTAAATGCAACCGTTGAAAAATCAAAATTTCAAGAAACTTTGGCTTATGATTTTGATAAAATATTAGAAAATGAAGGTACTTTTATTTTACGTTGGGAATGTAAATTGGCTAGAATTACAATTCAAGTAAACACAGTAGAAGAAGCTAGAAAAAACATTGCAGAGGCAATTTCTAAATATCCAAACGACTGGCAAGTATTAGTACGAAGTGCATCTTATTACAAAAGTGAAAATATGGAACTTCGCCAAGCCTTAGATTGGGTAAATCAGTCTATTAAACTAAAAAATGACCATTATTTACCTTACTGGGTAAAATCTGAAATTCTAGCTTTAGAAAATGACTACAAAGGCGCAGTAGAAAATGCACAGAAAGCCTTAGAAACAGGAAAAGATGATGATAGTTTTATTTATGCTCAAACTATTCAATCACAGATTGATAATTGGCTTTTAAAAGTAAATTAG
- a CDS encoding PAS domain-containing protein, which translates to MMRNLSNMMCLDIYLESLDAKEAIKIKKQIEPSIKNIKPLLSWDIANTRHSEVSKKEMDIQKIQAFAKKYNWKNDIDAIFLKHHFEAIVLTDSLEKIMWVNEGFTKMTGYSKKFATNKHPSFLQGKMTSKEQKKELKSNIKKGTSFELAIINYKKDKTPYNCLVKIFPLYSNKITHFMALETQVK; encoded by the coding sequence ATGATGCGAAATTTATCAAATATGATGTGTTTAGATATTTATCTTGAAAGTTTGGATGCAAAAGAAGCAATTAAAATAAAAAAACAAATTGAGCCATCTATTAAGAATATAAAACCTCTTTTAAGTTGGGATATTGCTAATACTCGTCATTCTGAAGTATCTAAAAAAGAGATGGATATTCAAAAAATACAGGCATTTGCTAAAAAATATAATTGGAAAAATGATATTGATGCAATATTTTTGAAGCATCATTTTGAAGCAATTGTACTTACAGATTCATTAGAAAAAATTATGTGGGTAAATGAAGGTTTTACCAAAATGACAGGCTATTCAAAGAAATTTGCTACCAATAAACACCCTTCTTTCTTACAAGGAAAAATGACTTCAAAAGAGCAAAAAAAAGAACTAAAATCTAATATTAAAAAAGGAACTTCCTTTGAGTTAGCTATTATTAATTATAAAAAAGATAAAACACCTTATAATTGTTTAGTTAAAATATTTCCTCTTTATTCAAATAAAATTACTCATTTTATGGCTTTAGAAACGCAAGTAAAGTAA
- a CDS encoding dihydroorotase codes for MQSSEQSNAYWLPKVKIIDAAYNPNTEYCIGINDGKITYIQEYHSDITIPTNYQKLDCEGAFVSVGWCDMRAFVTEPGMEHRETLMSASKAAPLGGFTQVAILPNTKPSIENKESIYFLEQENKKINFNQSAKVDFLAIAALTHKAEGQEMTQMYDLHKAGAVAFSDGLKNISHTGVLMRALQYTQAFDGLVMQLPSDENLSNGHMHEGITSTKLGLKGLPSIAEEMMIQRDLEILRYTGGKIHFSTISTARSVELIRKAKQEGLNVTCDIAAYQLSFLDEDLAKDDFIFDTFLKVFPPFRTQNDRDALLQGLKDNTIDVIVSNHIPHDEETKKLEFDLADFGIINFQTAFAAIRKQTEQILNIEELIQKITINPRKILKLKQPKIKEGEKVNLTVFYPNEEWKFDKKINVSKSKNSPFMDLEDSLKGKVLKTFS; via the coding sequence ATGCAATCATCCGAACAATCAAATGCTTACTGGCTTCCAAAAGTAAAAATTATTGATGCAGCTTATAATCCAAATACAGAATATTGTATTGGAATTAATGATGGAAAAATTACTTATATTCAAGAATATCACTCAGATATAACAATTCCTACAAATTATCAAAAATTAGATTGTGAAGGAGCTTTTGTTTCTGTGGGTTGGTGTGATATGCGTGCTTTTGTTACCGAACCAGGTATGGAGCATAGGGAAACATTAATGAGTGCAAGTAAAGCAGCACCTTTAGGAGGTTTTACGCAGGTTGCCATTTTACCAAATACAAAACCGAGCATAGAAAATAAAGAAAGTATTTATTTTTTAGAACAAGAAAATAAAAAAATCAATTTTAATCAATCAGCAAAAGTAGATTTTTTAGCTATTGCAGCTCTTACACACAAAGCTGAAGGGCAAGAAATGACTCAAATGTATGACCTTCATAAAGCTGGTGCAGTTGCTTTTTCTGATGGATTAAAAAACATTTCTCATACTGGCGTTTTGATGCGTGCTTTGCAATATACACAGGCTTTTGATGGACTTGTGATGCAACTTCCTTCTGATGAAAATCTTTCAAATGGACACATGCACGAAGGAATTACTTCGACAAAATTAGGCTTGAAAGGTTTACCTTCCATTGCTGAAGAAATGATGATTCAAAGAGATTTAGAGATTTTACGTTATACAGGTGGAAAAATTCATTTTTCTACTATTTCTACGGCTCGTAGTGTTGAACTTATTAGAAAAGCAAAACAAGAAGGTTTGAATGTAACTTGTGATATAGCAGCTTATCAACTTTCTTTTTTAGATGAAGATTTAGCAAAAGATGATTTTATTTTTGATACTTTTTTGAAAGTTTTTCCTCCTTTTCGCACTCAAAATGATAGAGATGCACTTTTACAAGGTTTGAAAGATAATACGATTGATGTAATTGTTTCAAATCATATTCCACACGATGAAGAAACTAAAAAATTAGAATTTGACTTAGCAGATTTTGGAATAATAAACTTTCAAACAGCTTTTGCAGCCATTAGAAAACAAACAGAACAGATTTTGAATATCGAAGAATTGATTCAAAAAATTACTATTAATCCACGAAAAATTTTAAAACTAAAACAACCTAAAATCAAAGAAGGAGAAAAAGTAAATTTGACTGTCTTTTATCCAAATGAAGAATGGAAATTTGATAAAAAAATCAATGTTTCAAAATCTAAAAATTCGCCTTTTATGGATTTAGAAGATAGTTTGAAGGGTAAAGTTTTGAAGACATTTTCATAG
- a CDS encoding DUF2071 domain-containing protein: MKIPTIVGIIERRILINYQIEPNVLQNYLPKPFRPKVIKGKGIAGICLIRLKEIRPTGFPKFVGVSSENGAHRIAVEWDENGITKEGVFVPRRDTSSKLNSWAGGRVFPGLHYLADFTIKEENSSYQVGFVSEDTTSLSIKAKETIQWNSESIFDTIEDASDFFEKGSLGYSPIHV, from the coding sequence ATGAAAATACCTACAATAGTTGGAATTATAGAAAGAAGAATTCTAATCAATTATCAGATTGAACCGAATGTATTACAAAATTATTTACCTAAACCTTTTCGCCCAAAAGTAATAAAAGGAAAAGGTATAGCAGGAATCTGTCTTATTCGTCTTAAAGAAATACGCCCAACTGGATTTCCAAAATTCGTAGGAGTTTCTTCTGAAAATGGAGCGCATAGAATTGCCGTAGAATGGGACGAAAATGGAATAACTAAAGAAGGTGTTTTTGTACCTCGCAGAGACACTTCTTCCAAATTAAATTCTTGGGCAGGAGGAAGAGTTTTTCCTGGATTACATTATTTAGCCGATTTTACTATCAAAGAAGAAAACAGTTCATATCAAGTAGGTTTTGTTAGTGAAGACACTACTTCATTATCCATAAAAGCAAAAGAAACTATACAATGGAATTCTGAAAGTATTTTTGACACAATAGAAGATGCTTCTGATTTTTTTGAAAAAGGAAGTTTAGGTTATTCTCCTATCCATGTCTAA
- a CDS encoding Mov34/MPN/PAD-1 family protein, with amino-acid sequence MFKITKKTLPYIPKKAETMPFWESFFKEKPILNSIFLHKEAFEVIKNHISFGSDTEDNQIEQGGLLFGEVIEYQNEEGEKGKPKFIGIVNYALAAKTAEGSMRHLHFNHSTWHSLLEQQEKIQEKESKKQLIGWYHTHPKHLQVYFSHIDKENHLTFFDKKWHFGLVLNPQREEIKCFLGNEFEEVLCILE; translated from the coding sequence ATGTTTAAAATCACAAAAAAAACTCTTCCCTATATTCCCAAAAAAGCTGAAACTATGCCTTTTTGGGAATCTTTTTTTAAAGAAAAACCTATTCTAAATTCTATTTTTCTTCATAAAGAAGCCTTTGAAGTCATCAAAAATCATATTAGTTTTGGTAGCGATACAGAAGACAACCAAATAGAACAAGGAGGTTTGCTTTTTGGAGAAGTAATAGAATATCAAAATGAAGAAGGTGAAAAAGGCAAACCTAAATTTATAGGAATTGTTAATTATGCACTTGCTGCCAAAACGGCTGAAGGTTCAATGCGTCATTTGCATTTTAATCATTCTACTTGGCATTCTCTTTTAGAACAACAAGAAAAAATACAAGAAAAAGAATCTAAAAAGCAGCTTATTGGCTGGTATCATACCCACCCAAAACATCTACAAGTTTATTTTTCTCATATTGATAAAGAAAATCATCTTACTTTTTTTGATAAAAAATGGCATTTTGGTTTGGTTTTGAATCCTCAACGAGAAGAAATAAAATGTTTTTTGGGTAATGAATTTGAAGAGGTTTTGTGTATATTAGAATAA
- a CDS encoding YfiT family bacillithiol transferase: METNQLDKIELEKLKYPIGDFEKPTTQDSEERKNLVLNWKNDISIFPIRLKKVVDNLSEEELNWKYRPQGWTIKQVIHHCSDSHINALIRFKLTLTEDEPTIKPYLEDKWTELQDMTLPIDVSISILEGIHKKLSIIIESLSESDLERRFFHPEQQTYFTLFELVANYTWHSNHHLAHIEQAIESKGKY, translated from the coding sequence ATGGAAACAAATCAGCTTGATAAAATAGAATTAGAAAAACTCAAATATCCGATTGGAGATTTTGAAAAACCAACAACTCAAGATTCAGAAGAACGCAAAAATTTGGTTTTGAACTGGAAAAATGATATTTCTATTTTTCCAATACGATTGAAAAAAGTGGTTGATAATTTAAGTGAAGAAGAATTAAACTGGAAATATCGCCCTCAAGGTTGGACAATCAAACAGGTTATTCATCATTGTTCGGATAGTCATATCAATGCACTTATTCGTTTCAAACTTACTCTTACAGAAGATGAACCTACAATAAAGCCTTATTTGGAAGATAAATGGACAGAGTTACAAGACATGACTTTACCTATTGACGTTTCTATTTCTATTTTGGAAGGAATACATAAAAAGCTAAGTATAATTATTGAATCTTTATCTGAGTCAGATTTAGAAAGACGTTTTTTTCATCCAGAACAACAAACTTATTTTACACTTTTTGAGCTTGTAGCAAATTATACTTGGCATTCGAATCATCACTTGGCACATATTGAACAAGCTATTGAATCAAAAGGAAAATATTAA
- a CDS encoding ubiquitin-conjugating enzyme E2 codes for MATPQEIRNRRLANDYKEMENISGSLLSFEPLVGNPPYVEEYEVTIFVRSIIDTQPTYRNQHKLKITLPEAYPQAPPQLELLDEPFIYHPNWFKNGRWCYGTWEMSEGLGRHMIRMIRTLQYDMEITNEHSPANEEARNWYLRMRNSGIFPCDNQEMPDPTKERAVKSSGFKITGFGTATPKEETQEDKRGGFRIH; via the coding sequence ATGGCTACTCCTCAAGAAATACGAAATCGTCGATTGGCGAATGATTATAAAGAAATGGAAAATATCAGTGGTTCATTACTTAGCTTTGAACCACTTGTAGGCAATCCTCCTTATGTAGAAGAATATGAAGTTACAATTTTTGTACGAAGTATTATTGATACACAACCTACTTATCGCAATCAACATAAACTCAAAATTACGCTTCCAGAAGCTTATCCACAAGCTCCACCACAATTAGAACTTTTAGATGAACCATTTATTTATCATCCAAATTGGTTTAAAAATGGACGTTGGTGTTATGGAACTTGGGAAATGTCAGAAGGTTTGGGAAGGCATATGATTCGAATGATTCGTACTCTTCAATATGATATGGAAATCACAAATGAGCATAGCCCAGCAAATGAAGAAGCTCGTAATTGGTATTTGCGTATGCGAAATAGTGGTATTTTTCCGTGTGATAATCAAGAAATGCCTGATCCAACAAAAGAACGTGCTGTAAAAAGTTCTGGATTCAAGATTACAGGATTTGGTACTGCAACACCAAAAGAAGAAACACAAGAAGATAAAAGAGGTGGATTTAGAATTCATTAA
- a CDS encoding EsaB/YukD family protein, which translates to MADVNVNFVHPTDGRMISATLDDTMSVQEIIGELITHDFIKNSQQGYNLAIKGGNRMLNHQTLGQAGITHGTTFRVIPATDAGK; encoded by the coding sequence ATGGCAGACGTAAACGTAAACTTTGTACACCCAACAGATGGACGCATGATTAGTGCAACTTTAGACGACACAATGAGTGTACAAGAAATTATAGGTGAACTTATTACACATGATTTTATCAAAAATAGTCAGCAAGGATATAATCTTGCTATAAAAGGAGGAAATCGTATGCTTAATCATCAAACATTAGGACAAGCAGGAATAACCCATGGAACTACTTTTAGAGTAATACCAGCAACTGACGCAGGAAAATAA
- a CDS encoding alpha/beta fold hydrolase: MKDFQHLLKKYTNQYSRFLSIDGVLIHYRIEGEGEPLVLLHGAFSSLHTFDEWTKRLSKKYRIIRLDLPGFALTGSVPDDDYSMKRHLYYLNCFLEILGIKKFHLGGSSLGGWISWEYALHYPQKVQKLILIDAAGFMDTDSIPLPFKMARTPLFGRVIKYVIQHNVLEQFVREVYYNQSKITPEIVERYYELFTREGNPEAFLLLVNNKHKENTKNIKNLEMPVLIMWGREDRWIPVKNAHRFHELIPQNRMLIYDRVGHLPMEEVPVQTSKAVIKFLSEEF, translated from the coding sequence GTGAAAGATTTTCAACATTTATTAAAAAAATATACAAACCAATATTCACGCTTTTTGAGTATTGATGGTGTACTTATTCATTATCGAATTGAAGGCGAAGGAGAGCCTTTGGTTTTGCTTCATGGAGCTTTTTCATCTTTACATACCTTTGATGAATGGACAAAACGGCTTTCTAAAAAATATCGGATTATCCGATTGGATTTACCTGGTTTTGCACTAACAGGAAGTGTTCCTGATGATGACTATTCAATGAAAAGACATCTGTATTATCTTAATTGTTTTTTAGAAATATTAGGAATAAAGAAATTTCATTTAGGTGGAAGTTCTTTAGGAGGATGGATTTCATGGGAATATGCACTTCATTATCCTCAAAAAGTGCAAAAATTAATTCTGATAGATGCAGCAGGTTTTATGGATACGGATAGTATTCCATTACCTTTTAAAATGGCTCGCACACCACTTTTTGGACGTGTAATAAAATATGTAATCCAACATAATGTTTTGGAACAATTTGTAAGAGAAGTATATTATAATCAATCCAAAATTACGCCTGAGATAGTAGAGCGTTATTATGAGCTTTTTACTAGAGAAGGAAATCCAGAAGCATTTTTATTGCTTGTAAACAATAAACATAAAGAAAATACAAAAAATATCAAAAACCTTGAAATGCCTGTTTTGATAATGTGGGGACGTGAAGACCGTTGGATTCCTGTCAAAAATGCACATCGTTTTCATGAGCTTATTCCACAAAATAGAATGTTGATTTATGATCGTGTTGGACATTTACCAATGGAAGAAGTACCTGTTCAGACAAGTAAGGCTGTTATTAAATTTTTGAGTGAAGAATTTTAA
- a CDS encoding porin family protein produces the protein MKKIFFLSLLFCLALTYQLQAQGFSYSGFKTGLSVARAPISFDGIQTDTTGQLSVESESSNGKFRTGLQFGVFAGKEFTKTIGVRMELNYTQMGRVDTINYNQRNNYALHYFSFDPMLQLRIKASSPNHFYILAGPSARLLVGSGATGTDEVQALKVRQADLGVNFGFSYLVGLTPYLYLTLEARAYYGLMNVAEKPKENAVELNEYISAFNTVQNATDPFDIPEETSQVIEDARTNGFNNNYKITNQGALFSIGFCVPLRPPADKLIKIGRK, from the coding sequence ATGAAAAAAATCTTTTTTCTTTCTCTCCTTTTTTGCCTCGCTTTAACATATCAATTGCAAGCACAAGGATTCTCTTATTCAGGTTTTAAAACTGGTTTATCTGTAGCTCGTGCGCCTATTTCCTTTGATGGAATCCAAACAGACACAACTGGACAACTTAGTGTAGAATCAGAAAGTAGCAATGGCAAATTTCGTACAGGCTTACAATTTGGAGTTTTTGCAGGAAAAGAATTTACCAAAACAATTGGAGTGCGTATGGAACTCAATTATACTCAAATGGGACGAGTAGATACAATTAATTACAATCAACGTAATAATTACGCATTACATTATTTTTCATTTGACCCAATGTTACAGCTTCGTATAAAAGCAAGTAGCCCAAATCATTTTTATATTTTGGCAGGTCCTTCTGCTCGTTTGTTGGTAGGAAGTGGTGCAACAGGAACGGATGAAGTACAAGCTTTAAAGGTTCGTCAAGCTGATTTAGGAGTAAATTTTGGATTTAGTTATTTAGTTGGACTTACTCCTTATTTATATCTTACTCTTGAAGCTCGTGCTTATTATGGCTTAATGAATGTTGCTGAAAAACCAAAAGAAAATGCAGTAGAATTGAATGAATATATTTCAGCTTTCAATACTGTCCAAAATGCAACTGACCCTTTTGATATTCCAGAAGAAACAAGTCAAGTAATAGAAGATGCTAGAACTAATGGATTCAATAATAATTATAAAATTACAAATCAAGGTGCTCTGTTTAGCATTGGTTTTTGTGTTCCTTTGCGTCCACCAGCAGACAAGTTAATCAAAATAGGAAGAAAATAA
- a CDS encoding cell division ATP-binding protein FtsE, whose amino-acid sequence MTKYFSVASMQDVLLAQESRTIFEKVNLEVASGEFVYLIGKTGSGKSTILKALYADLPVEDGKIIVAGYRVNHLEHAEIPFLRRKIGIVFQDFQLFTDRSVFENLAFVMRATGWIDKVAIQHRIDKILKQVGIDDLMYKMPHQLSGGEQQRVAIARALLNDPLIVLADEPTGNLDPTIANDILNVFVEINKAGTAVLMATHHHNFLKKHPARVFYCENGQVKDIDRNLVIQKMTD is encoded by the coding sequence ATGACAAAATATTTTTCAGTAGCCAGCATGCAAGATGTTTTATTGGCACAAGAAAGCCGAACTATTTTTGAAAAAGTAAATTTAGAAGTTGCTAGTGGCGAATTTGTTTATCTAATTGGAAAAACAGGAAGTGGAAAGTCTACTATTTTGAAGGCTTTATATGCTGATTTGCCTGTTGAGGATGGAAAAATTATAGTTGCTGGTTATCGTGTAAATCACTTAGAACACGCTGAAATCCCATTTCTTAGACGAAAAATAGGAATTGTTTTTCAAGATTTTCAGTTATTTACAGACCGTAGTGTTTTTGAAAACTTAGCTTTTGTGATGCGTGCAACAGGTTGGATAGACAAAGTAGCCATTCAGCATCGAATAGACAAAATTTTGAAACAAGTTGGTATTGATGATTTGATGTATAAAATGCCTCATCAACTTTCAGGAGGAGAACAGCAGCGTGTTGCTATTGCTAGAGCTTTGCTCAATGACCCTTTGATTGTTTTGGCAGACGAACCCACAGGAAACCTTGACCCAACTATTGCAAATGATATTTTGAATGTTTTTGTAGAAATAAATAAAGCAGGAACAGCCGTTTTGATGGCAACTCATCATCACAATTTTTTAAAAAAACATCCTGCACGAGTTTTTTATTGTGAAAACGGACAAGTAAAAGATATTGATAGAAATTTAGTAATTCAGAAAATGACAGATTAA